The Mycolicibacterium flavescens genomic interval CAGTCGACATCGGATCGATCTCGAACTCCATCGGCAGGGTGAGCGGATTACACCCGGGCCCCGGCTCATACCTGACCGTCACGGTCAGATCCTGATCCCTGGCGGCGACATCGGCAGGAATCGAGAAGCGGCTGTCCACTTGCCCAGACGCGTCGAGACGGGCGGTGGCGAGCACGAGCTCGCCGGCGGTGACGACCATCGTTCCCTTCTCGTTCTCGTCAACCGGTGTGTAATTCGCCAACAGACGGACGTCGACGATGCCCGGCTCGCCGGCTCTGGACAAGGCGGGAGCGATGTTCAAGAAGATGTACGACTCACCTAGAACGGTCGTGTTGCCACCCATACGAAGCTGCCCGAACGTCGAGGTCGATCCTGCTTGTTCGCCCGAAGCGCCTTCGGTCGATTCGACTGTGACGGTGTCGGTCTGGGCCAGCTTCTGTAGTCCATCCCGGAACAGACCGACCTGCTGGACGAGGCCGTCGCCCTGTCCGCTCAGGATGAGAAAAGGTGCGCCGGTATCGGTGACCAGCCGCACGCCGGGCTCCGGCTGGGCAACGTCACGGACGACGATCGCACGGACCGAAACGTCACGATCCGGCGGTGGTCCCGCATCGGTTCGAGGCAGCGCACGCACATTCACCCCGACCACCCCCGGTTGGTAGTACGTGGACAATGCGGCGACGAGAGTGAGCGTCGTGGACTTCTCGGCGTCAGTGGGTACCGGGTCGACGTACAGGTCGATCACCGGCGCGATGGCCGGAAGGAATTCCTCGATAGTCCTGGGGGGCTGCACGGCACCTGTGAAGGCCGCGCTCAATTCGCTCATGACCAGGGTCGGCAGGGGATCGCAGACGTCGTCGTCGTTAACCCTCAACACCAAGTTCAATTGGATCTCGCCGCGCACCACCGGAACTGAACTGATGTCGAAGGTGAACGGCGCCGGGGGCTGACCGGGCGGGACGATGGGTATCGGCACCGAACCCACGTACCGCCCGTCCTGGGTCTGAGCTTCGACGAATCCCGACGGAATATTGGTGACCGCTCCAATCAAACCCGAGAGCGTGGTCGGCACAAGGCCCTGCGGCACGGGTATGGAGACTCTCTGCGTCATGTCGTGGCCCACGAAGGACAACTGCGGGTTGATTCCGAGTTGCTGCCAGCCGAACGCGGTGACCGGCGGCGGGGCGTCGTCGGCGGGCTGACCGACGGCCAGACCGGGGACCCCCGTCATCGAGACGGCAACCACGCACCCGACTGCGACGAGCGATGACGCTATACGCCGTATCAAACACGTACCTTCCTACGCAGAACCGGGTGACGTCACGAGCTCGACCAAAGGCCCCGAGGCATACCCTTTGAGTCGACTGATAGTAGCGCTAACGACCCAAAAGGCGCGTGGGATCTGGCGCTTCGGTTGGTCCGAATGTTTGCGAAAATCGCACGATCGTCCACAAACCCGCCGGAATGTGCCGGACCTCAGGTCTGGTCGTTGACGACCCACGCCTCCCAGGCGCTCTGAACGGTGCCGGCGAGGCCGTGGCGAGATTGCCAACCGAAGTCGCGTTGGATCTTCGCGGGATCGGCGACGACATCGGGAGGATCACCGGGACGACGCCCTATCACGTCGCACTCGAAATCGACGCCGGTGGCCTGACGTACCGCCGCCATGATTTCGAAGACGCTCGTGCCCTTCCCGGTGCCGATGTTGTAGATGGCGGCCAGATCACCGACCGCCATCTGGTTCAGCACCGTGGCATGGGCATCTGCGACATCCTCGACATGGATGTAGTCACGGACGCACGACCCGTCCGGCGTCGGATAGTCGGCACCGAAGACGCTCGGATGAACGCCCGAGCTGATCGCCCGAAAGACCATCGGTATCAGGTTGTTCTCGCCGCGGTCGGCCAGCTCCGGTGTCGCTGCGCCCGCCACATTGAAGTAACGCAGAGCCGACCAGCTGAGCCCGTGCGCTGCCGCAACGTCGGAGAGCAACTGTTCACCAATCAATTTCGTCCAGCCGTAGGGAGACGATGGACTGGTCGGCGTCGCTTCGGTCACTGGGCTGACGGCCTGTTCTCCGTAGACCGCCGCACTCGACGAGAACAGGATGCGCCCCGTCCCCGTGCCGACCATCGCTTCGAGCACGCTCTGCATGCCGGTGACATTCTGGCGGTAGTAGAACAAGGGGTTCGCGACCGACTCGTCCACCGCCTTCTTGGCGGCGATGTGCACGACTGCGTCAGCGGAAAAAGAGCGCAACGCCGACTCGACGAACGCGGTATCCAGCAACGAGCCCTCGTAGACCGAAGTGTCGGGCGTCAGACGACCACGACTCCCGGTGGAGAAGTCGTCAAGGACAGCGACGTCATGCCCGATGGACCGGAGGGCCCTAGTTACGTGCGCTCCGATATATCCGGCCCCACCAGTGACGAGAACTCTCACCACATACTCCAACGCTGGATGCCGCAATGGCATGACTTCTACGCCGACTGAGCGAGGCTACGGCGGGCACCGGCAGCGACGCCGTGGAATCACATCAAATGTTCCGAACCGCCGCAATCATTCTGGCGGATTCATCGATGGGACAGCCGCGCGTCACCAGCGATGTTAAGGTCGCGGCCGTGGCGCTCAAACACGTGCTGTACAGCGCGCTCGATCGGGGCCCCGGCAGGCAGCTGATCGGAATGGTGGCCAACCGAAGGGCGCGGGTCGCGGGGGAACAAGCACGGTTCAGCTACGACCCCGCCACGGGGTCATGGCTGAAGCAGACACCGGCGGGAGTGATATTGCTGCCACGTCCGCAGGGGATGGGCATCGAACAAAGCGAAGTCTTCACCCAGGACGTCTTTCTTCGACACTACGCGGTCAAGCCTGGCGACGTGGTGCTCGACATCGGCGCGGGAATCGGTTCCGAGACACTGCCATTCTCCCGGTGGGTCGGCGCCTCGGGAAAGGTCATCGGGGTGGAAGCACATCCGGCGACGTTTGCCACCCTGAAGCGGGCATGTCAGATCAACGACGTACGCAACGTCGAACTCCTTCACGCAGCAGTCATGGATTCCGACAAGCCGGTGATGATCACCGATCTGCCGAGTGAAGTCGGCTACGAGAACAGGATTGGTACGAACGGTATCGAAGTCACCGCGCTCACGCTCGCGGGCTTGATCCGCAAGTACGACCTTGATCGAGTCGACTTCCTGAAGATGAATATCGAGGGTGCGGAATTGCCTGCGCTGCAGGGCGGCTCGGAAGTCCTCCCGCTCATCCACAACGCGGCGATAGGCTGCCACGACTTTCTTGCGGACGAGACCGGCGACGACTCGTATCGGACCAAGGACGCCGTCTACGAGTTGCTGGTGAATGCGGGATTCACCGTGCGTCGGCGGGATGACGATCCCCGCCCCTGGGCAAGGGACTACCTGTTTGCCTCCCGTTGAACCGCCAACTGGCCGAAGAGGTTTTGACGCTGTCCCTCAGGCCGGGTGATTTGGTAGCCGGCGTCCTATGAAGTTCAGGAAGACACGGCCAGCGCAGGCCGTATCCCCCCTCGTCGGCGGTGAAGCCGTCCCCGCCGGTGCCACCGAGTCAGCGCGGCTAGCACCGCCGCAGACGGGGCGGCAAGCCGCCTGGAACTACCTGGTCTTCGGCCTGAGTAAGAGTTCCGCTCTCATCACCACCGTCATCGTCGCCCGATTACTCGACCCCGCCGACTTCGGTTTTTTCGCACTCGCGCTCCTCATCATCAATTTCTTCGACTACCTCAAAGACCTCGGTGTCGGCGCCGCACTTGTGCAGAGTCCCGGTTCGTGGAAACGGTTCGCGCCCACGGCATTGACTCTCGTCACCGCGACCGGCCTGGTGGCTGGTGTAGCAGTTGCCGTTGCGGCGCCGCTGGCGGCCTCGACGCTCAACCAGCCGGAACTCACGAACATGGTGCGTGTTCTTGCCATTGCCGTCACCATCTCCGCACTCGGTGTGCTACCCGCTGCGCTATTACGAAGAAGGCTCGATTTCAAGCGCAGGCTCTGGCCGGAATTCATCGCCGCGATCGTCAAGGCCGTTCTGACGATCGCGCTCGCCGCCACAGGTTTCGGCGTGTGGAGCCTCGTCTACGGGCAGCTTGTAGGAACCGTCGCGCTGACGTGCCTGTACTGGTGGGTGGCCCGCACCCCCCTGAAGTACGGCTTCGACACGCGCGAGGCGCGACAGCTGGTGCTGTACGGGCTGTCCGTAACGGGAGTCACCCTTCTTGCGTTCGGCATCGCCAACGTCGACTACGCGGTTGTCGGTGTGCGACTCGGTGACACCGCTCTGGGCTTGTACACGCTGGCCTTTCGGATCCCCGAATTACTGGTACTCAGCTTGTGCATCGTGATCAGCGAGGTGCTGTTCAGCTCGCTGTCCCGGCTCCAGCATGACCGCCGCCATGTCGGCGAGCACTATCTGCAGGTGTTGACGATCGTCGTGCCGCTGACGGCACCGATCTGTGTCGTCCTGGGTGCCGCCGCGCCGGCGGTGATCGCCACCCTGTACGGATCGGATTACGCCGATGCGGCTCCAGTGTTGTCGATCCTGGCGGTATACGCCCTCATCCACTCGGCGTCCTACCACGCCGGTGATGTCTTCAAAGCGATCGGACGTCCTGGACTCCTGACAGCGACCGGCGCAGTGAAGCTCGCGCTGTTGATCTGGCCGATCTGGTGGGCGGCCGGCCACAGCATCGTGATGGTCGCCGTCGTGCTGTTGCTGGTCGAGTTGGTTCCGCTGGTGGCGAATATGGTGCTGGTGCGCGCTGTGACCGGGCTTCGGTTCACCCCGCTGATCGCCGCGACGCTGCGTCCGATGCCCGCGGCGGCGGTGATGGCACTCGCGATGGTGGGCATCACCTACGTCACTGAGAATTGGCCCGCGCCCGTTCAACTGAGTCTGGCCGTGCCGGTCGGGCTAATCTGCTACCTATTGATGCTGAGGCTGACCGCACGCGGGCTTTATGACCAGGGAATGACGGTCATTCGCTCGCTGCGGCGGCGATCGGCGCAGTTGGCTGCTCCGATCAGTACACCTGAGTCGGGGAAGGACACCTAAGTGGTCAACACGCTTTCCGGGCGGCGGTGGTCAATCGTAGCCTTGTGCACAGTCATCGGGATGCTGGCCGGTCTTCTGGTTGCCTATGTGCTGCTTGGGCATTCGAAGAGATACTCCGCGCAGGCCACACTCGCCATGCTGCCGGCCTCCTACATTCCCACCAGCGAGGCCGCACAGTACTGGGATGTGCTCAACCACGGGCAGGCGACGCGGTCCGCGGCGATCGTGTTCGGTCAGAGCAACTGGCTTCAGGCCGCGGCGACCGCCGCCGACGTGCCGCCGTCAGAGCTGTCCACGTCCGCCGGCGCAGTCCGAGACACCACCCTGATCGAGGTCAGCGTCGAGGCCGGTTCCCCCCATGCCGCCGAGGCAGCGCTCAGTTCCGTCCTCAGCGATGCGAGCGGGCCCGCGACCGCTGTCGCCGGCCCATTCCGCCTCGAGGTGGTCAGGCAACCCGCCGGCAGCGCCCAGGCCTTGGGGCCGGGCGGCCTACAGGCCTATGGCGCTGCGGGTCTCGCAGGATTGGCGTTGGGCGCCGGCGTGGGACTGCTTGTCGGCCGACGGGCAGGGAACAGAAATCTTGAGTCCTCGGAATACGCCCGTCACGCCGCCGGATCTCGCTACGCCGACACCGCTGAAGAGTCCACCCTTCACACCGAACCGATGTCATCCGAGCCGTCCTCGCGGTGAGGCCGGCCGTGCCCGACAACGTCGCCGCGTTGGCGGGGCGAAGTGAGATCCTCGTCGGCGCAGCCGCGGGCGCGGCCGTCATGGCAGCCGCCGCGTGGGTCATCGGGATTGCCCTGGTGCTTCTCGTCGTCGGCCTGCCCTGCGCGGTGGCCGCGGCCATCTACCTCGTGCGGCGGCCGCAGTGGGCCGTGGTGGCGATGGCCGTGTGCGAGGTGGCCAACTTAAGTGGCGTGATCGGCCCCTGGGGGCCGATCTCGCTTTTCCGCATCTCACTTCTCATCGGGCTCATCACTCTCGGATTGGCGCTGCGCGACCCGGTCGCCCGCGGCCGTCTGAACTGCTGGACGCTGATGTTCATCGGCCTCGTGGGCGTCTTCTTGACGACCCGGCTCCTCGCTTCGATCGGTGCTGCTGACGTCGCCGGCGCGTTCGGCCTGCTGAAGAACGAAGTCGCCGATTTGGCGTTCGTCGTCATGGTGATGGTGTTGATACAGATGACCGAGCGCCAGTGGACGGTCGCCGCCGCGGTGGTGATCTCCTTCGCTGTGCTCAGCGTGCTCACCCTGTTGAACCAGGTCCTCTTCAGCGGAGCCATGCCCTTCGGCGGATTCGCAACCGTCACACAAGCGAGCGGGGAACTGGTGACCACGTTGCGCTACGGAGGTCCGCTGCCCGACTCGAACTTCTGGGGTCGTCACCTCATCATGGGACTGCCGCTGGCGGGCGCGCTCATCGTGCGCGCCCAACGTGCGGGCCTGCGGTGGTCGGTGATCGGTTGGGCTGCAGCGATCCTCGCGCTGCTGGCAGGGATCTACCTCACGCAATCGCGCGGAACCTTCATCGCTACTTTCGTCGCGCTCGCCGTGTGGACCGTTCTCAGCGGTCCCGGTGCCCGGCGCGCAGCGGTGAAGGTGCTGCCCGTCGCGCTGCTGGTCCTGCTGCTACCGGGCATCGGCAACCGACTGCTCGCCCTGTTGTTCGATGTATACGGGTCACAGCCGAGCTATTCCATTGACCCGTCGGTCGCGAGTCGCATGGCCGCCGGCGAGGTTGCCTGGGCGATGTTCGACGACCGCCCGGTATTCGGTTTCGGGCCCGGCGGGTTCCAGCTCCTGGTGGAGCGCTATTCGGGGCTCGTACCGACCGCCGTGACGAATCCCCCCACTGCCGCAGCGCACGACTTGTATGCCCAAATGGCAAGTGAGAGCGGCGCCGTCGGCCTGTTCGGGTGGGCAGTCCTGGTCATCGGGGTCGTCCTGTGCATCGCGATTCGGGTCGCGCAGCTCGCCCTGCAGTCCGTAACCGTCGAACGTTCGCTGGCGGCTGCCGTGTTGGCGGCCATTGTCGCCTGGTCGGTCGCGAGCATCTTCATCCATCTGTCGTATCTGCGTACGTTCGGGATTTTCCTGGCGCTGGCCGCAGCGATGGCGGCGAAGACGGGGAGCCAATGGCGGGAACCTCTGCGCGAGTGCGGCCGGATCATCACCGCGGCCACCGCCGCGGTTCTGCTCGCAGTGGTGGTCGTAGCCACCTGCCTCACGGCGTCGACCACGCGCACGCATACCGCGAGTCAGCGCGTCACG includes:
- the galE_5 gene encoding UDP-glucose 4-epimerase, with protein sequence MLDTAFVESALRSFSADAVVHIAAKKAVDESVANPLFYYRQNVTGMQSVLEAMVGTGTGRILFSSSAAVYGEQAVSPVTEATPTSPSSPYGWTKLIGEQLLSDVAAAHGLSWSALRYFNVAGAATPELADRGENNLIPMVFRAISSGVHPSVFGADYPTPDGSCVRDYIHVEDVADAHATVLNQMAVGDLAAIYNIGTGKGTSVFEIMAAVRQATGVDFECDVIGRRPGDPPDVVADPAKIQRDFGWQSRHGLAGTVQSAWEAWVVNDQT
- a CDS encoding putative methyltransferase, with the translated sequence MGQPRVTSDVKVAAVALKHVLYSALDRGPGRQLIGMVANRRARVAGEQARFSYDPATGSWLKQTPAGVILLPRPQGMGIEQSEVFTQDVFLRHYAVKPGDVVLDIGAGIGSETLPFSRWVGASGKVIGVEAHPATFATLKRACQINDVRNVELLHAAVMDSDKPVMITDLPSEVGYENRIGTNGIEVTALTLAGLIRKYDLDRVDFLKMNIEGAELPALQGGSEVLPLIHNAAIGCHDFLADETGDDSYRTKDAVYELLVNAGFTVRRRDDDPRPWARDYLFASR
- the wzxC gene encoding polysaccharide biosynthesis protein; its protein translation is MKFRKTRPAQAVSPLVGGEAVPAGATESARLAPPQTGRQAAWNYLVFGLSKSSALITTVIVARLLDPADFGFFALALLIINFFDYLKDLGVGAALVQSPGSWKRFAPTALTLVTATGLVAGVAVAVAAPLAASTLNQPELTNMVRVLAIAVTISALGVLPAALLRRRLDFKRRLWPEFIAAIVKAVLTIALAATGFGVWSLVYGQLVGTVALTCLYWWVARTPLKYGFDTREARQLVLYGLSVTGVTLLAFGIANVDYAVVGVRLGDTALGLYTLAFRIPELLVLSLCIVISEVLFSSLSRLQHDRRHVGEHYLQVLTIVVPLTAPICVVLGAAAPAVIATLYGSDYADAAPVLSILAVYALIHSASYHAGDVFKAIGRPGLLTATGAVKLALLIWPIWWAAGHSIVMVAVVLLLVELVPLVANMVLVRAVTGLRFTPLIAATLRPMPAAAVMALAMVGITYVTENWPAPVQLSLAVPVGLICYLLMLRLTARGLYDQGMTVIRSLRRRSAQLAAPISTPESGKDT
- a CDS encoding Capsular polysaccharide biosynthesis protein, with product MVNTLSGRRWSIVALCTVIGMLAGLLVAYVLLGHSKRYSAQATLAMLPASYIPTSEAAQYWDVLNHGQATRSAAIVFGQSNWLQAAATAADVPPSELSTSAGAVRDTTLIEVSVEAGSPHAAEAALSSVLSDASGPATAVAGPFRLEVVRQPAGSAQALGPGGLQAYGAAGLAGLALGAGVGLLVGRRAGNRNLESSEYARHAAGSRYADTAEESTLHTEPMSSEPSSR
- a CDS encoding O-antigen polymerase, whose product is MPDNVAALAGRSEILVGAAAGAAVMAAAAWVIGIALVLLVVGLPCAVAAAIYLVRRPQWAVVAMAVCEVANLSGVIGPWGPISLFRISLLIGLITLGLALRDPVARGRLNCWTLMFIGLVGVFLTTRLLASIGAADVAGAFGLLKNEVADLAFVVMVMVLIQMTERQWTVAAAVVISFAVLSVLTLLNQVLFSGAMPFGGFATVTQASGELVTTLRYGGPLPDSNFWGRHLIMGLPLAGALIVRAQRAGLRWSVIGWAAAILALLAGIYLTQSRGTFIATFVALAVWTVLSGPGARRAAVKVLPVALLVLLLPGIGNRLLALLFDVYGSQPSYSIDPSVASRMAAGEVAWAMFDDRPVFGFGPGGFQLLVERYSGLVPTAVTNPPTAAAHDLYAQMASESGAVGLFGWAVLVIGVVLCIAIRVAQLALQSVTVERSLAAAVLAAIVAWSVASIFIHLSYLRTFGIFLALAAAMAAKTGSQWREPLRECGRIITAATAAVLLAVVVVATCLTASTTRTHTASQRVTLLPGTDVEYGKAYVLDVRSREVVLPSYAALMAANSPETSAVADTVRGIITIEVTASSHDAAVESIRVALTDAEANLKRFGAESLYTVQPVGPIVQRDKNEQSPLAGALALAAGAIVGLGAFALLNRRLRPRARRPAPVVPPPVPMPSH